A genomic region of Mycobacterium senriense contains the following coding sequences:
- the panC gene encoding pantoate--beta-alanine ligase, which yields MRPGKPPAFTAGDLNVYSAPRDVADVSRALRHTGRRVMLVPTMGALHDGHLALVRAAKRVPGAVVVVSIFVNPLQFGAGEDLDAYPRTLDDDVALLRSEGVEIVFTPTAAAMYPDGLRTTVQPGPLAAELEGAVRPTHFAGMLTVVCKLLQIVRPDRIFFGEKDYQQLVMVRQMVADLNIDAQVIGVPTVRESDGLAMSSRNRYLDPTQRELAVTLSAALTAGAHAAHHGGTAALAAARAVLDAVPDLTVDYLELRDAGLGPAPAHGSARLLVAARLGTTRLLDNIEIQIETPAGTGGPDGHHEYAQSRWRN from the coding sequence ATGAGACCCGGCAAGCCACCGGCCTTCACGGCGGGCGACCTCAACGTCTACTCCGCCCCGCGCGATGTTGCCGACGTCAGCCGCGCCCTGCGCCACACCGGGCGCCGGGTGATGCTGGTGCCCACCATGGGCGCACTGCACGACGGGCACCTGGCGTTGGTGCGCGCGGCCAAGCGGGTGCCCGGCGCGGTGGTGGTGGTATCGATCTTCGTCAACCCGCTGCAGTTCGGCGCCGGTGAGGACCTCGACGCCTACCCGCGGACCCTGGACGACGACGTCGCCCTGCTGCGCTCCGAGGGCGTCGAGATCGTCTTCACCCCAACGGCCGCCGCAATGTATCCCGACGGTTTGCGCACCACCGTGCAGCCGGGGCCGCTGGCCGCCGAGCTGGAGGGCGCCGTCCGGCCGACCCATTTCGCCGGCATGCTCACCGTCGTGTGCAAGCTGCTGCAGATCGTGCGCCCGGACCGGATCTTCTTCGGCGAGAAGGATTATCAGCAGCTGGTGATGGTCCGCCAGATGGTCGCCGACCTCAACATCGACGCGCAAGTGATCGGAGTGCCGACGGTCCGGGAATCCGACGGCCTGGCGATGTCGTCGCGCAACCGCTACCTGGACCCCACGCAACGCGAACTGGCCGTGACACTTTCGGCCGCACTGACGGCCGGCGCGCACGCCGCGCACCACGGCGGCACGGCTGCGCTGGCCGCGGCGCGCGCGGTGCTCGACGCCGTGCCCGACCTCACCGTCGACTACCTCGAGTTGCGTGACGCCGGGCTCGGCCCGGCGCCCGCCCACGGTTCGGCCCGGCTGCTGGTCGCGGCCCGGCTTGGCACCACCAGGCTGCTGGACAACATCGAAATTCAGATCGAAACACCCGCCGGCACCGGTGGGCCGGACGGACACCACGAATACGCCCAATCACGTTGGAGGAATTGA
- the panD gene encoding aspartate 1-decarboxylase → MLRTMLRSKIHRATVTQADLHYVGSVTIDADLMDAADLLEGEQVTIVDIDNGARLVTYAITGERGSGVIGINGAAAHLVHPGDLVILIAYGTMEEAEARAYQPRVVFVDADNKPIDLGHDPAFVPADAAELLDPRIVAR, encoded by the coding sequence ATGTTACGGACGATGCTGAGGTCAAAGATCCACCGCGCCACCGTCACGCAGGCCGACCTGCACTACGTCGGCTCGGTGACCATCGACGCCGATCTGATGGACGCCGCGGACCTGCTCGAGGGCGAACAGGTCACCATCGTCGACATCGACAACGGCGCCCGGCTGGTCACCTACGCGATCACCGGCGAGCGCGGCAGCGGTGTGATCGGAATCAACGGTGCGGCAGCACATCTCGTCCACCCGGGTGACCTGGTGATCCTGATCGCCTACGGGACCATGGAAGAGGCGGAGGCGCGGGCATACCAGCCGCGGGTCGTCTTCGTCGACGCCGACAACAAGCCGATCGACCTCGGCCACGATCCGGCATTCGTGCCCGCCGACGCGGCCGAACTGCTGGATCCCCGGATCGTTGCGCGGTAG
- a CDS encoding type III pantothenate kinase gives MLLAIDVRNTHTVVGLISGSKEHANVVQQWRIRTEAEITADELALTIDGLIGDDSERLTGAAALSTVPSVLHEVRLMLDQYWPSVPHVLIEPGVRTGIPLLVDNPKEVGADRIVNCLAAFHRFNGPAIVIDFGSSICVDVVSAKGEFLGGAIAPGLQVSSDAAAARSAALRRVELTRPRSVVGKNTVECMQAGAVFGFAGLVDGLVGRIREDVDGFAGDDVAIVATGHTAPLLLPELQTVSHYDQHLTLHGLRLIFERNRDAQRGRLKTAR, from the coding sequence GTGCTGCTCGCGATCGACGTCCGTAACACCCACACCGTCGTCGGGCTGATATCGGGATCCAAGGAGCACGCAAACGTCGTGCAGCAGTGGCGGATTCGCACCGAAGCGGAGATCACCGCCGACGAATTGGCGCTGACCATCGACGGCCTCATCGGCGACGACTCCGAACGGCTCACCGGCGCCGCGGCGCTGTCCACCGTCCCCTCCGTGCTGCACGAGGTGCGGCTGATGCTCGACCAGTACTGGCCCTCGGTGCCCCACGTGCTGATCGAGCCCGGGGTGCGCACCGGCATCCCGCTGCTGGTCGACAACCCCAAGGAAGTGGGCGCGGACCGAATCGTCAACTGTCTGGCGGCCTTCCATCGGTTCAACGGCCCCGCCATCGTCATCGACTTCGGTTCCTCGATCTGCGTGGACGTGGTGTCGGCCAAGGGCGAATTCCTCGGCGGTGCGATCGCGCCCGGATTGCAGGTGTCCTCCGACGCCGCAGCGGCCCGCTCGGCCGCGCTGCGCCGGGTGGAGCTGACCCGCCCGCGTTCGGTGGTCGGCAAGAACACCGTCGAGTGCATGCAGGCGGGCGCGGTGTTCGGTTTCGCCGGGCTGGTCGACGGCTTAGTCGGGCGCATCCGCGAGGACGTGGACGGCTTTGCCGGCGACGACGTCGCGATCGTCGCCACCGGCCACACCGCGCCGCTGTTGCTGCCCGAGCTGCAGACCGTCAGCCATTACGACCAGCACCTGACCCTGCACGGGCTGCGGCTGATCTTCGAACGCAACCGCGACGCCCAGCGCGGCCGGCTGAAGACGGCGCGCTGA
- the lysS gene encoding lysine--tRNA ligase codes for MSADDLDIPEQYRIRRDKRARLLAEGHDPYPVAVQRTHTLAQVRAAHPDLPVDTATDDLVGVAGRVIFARNSGKLCFATLQEGDGTSLQVMISLDKVGRESLDAWKADVDLGDIVYVHGNVISSRRGELSVLADSWQMASKSLRPLPVAHKDMSEEARVRQRYVDLIVRPQARTVARQRIAVVRAIRNALERRGFLEVETPMLQTLAGGAAARPFSTHSNALDIDLYLRIAPELFLKRCVVGGFDRVFELNRVFRNEGADSTHSPEFSMLETYQAYGTYDDSAVVTRELIQEVADEAIGTRQLPLPDGSVYDIDGEWASIQMYPSLSSALGEEIIPETSAEQLLAIADRLGVEIPADRGYGHGKIVEELWEHTVGNSLVAPTFVRDFPVETTPLTRQHRSIAGVTEKWDLYVRGVELATGYSELNDPVVQRERFAAQARAAAAGDDEAMVLDEDFLAALEYAMPPCTGTGMGIDRLLMTLTGLSIRETVLFPIVRPQS; via the coding sequence GTGAGTGCCGACGATCTGGATATCCCCGAGCAGTACCGAATCCGCCGCGATAAGCGCGCTCGGCTGCTCGCCGAGGGGCACGACCCATACCCGGTCGCCGTCCAACGCACCCACACGCTGGCCCAGGTCCGTGCCGCCCATCCCGATCTGCCGGTCGACACCGCCACCGACGACCTCGTCGGCGTCGCCGGCCGGGTGATCTTCGCCCGCAACTCCGGCAAACTCTGCTTCGCCACCCTGCAGGAGGGTGATGGCACCAGCCTGCAGGTGATGATCAGCCTCGACAAGGTGGGCCGGGAATCCCTCGACGCGTGGAAGGCCGACGTCGACCTCGGCGACATCGTCTACGTGCACGGCAACGTGATCAGCTCGCGGCGCGGCGAATTGTCCGTGCTGGCCGACTCCTGGCAGATGGCGTCCAAGTCCCTGCGTCCGCTGCCCGTCGCGCACAAGGACATGAGCGAAGAGGCGCGGGTGCGGCAGCGCTATGTCGACCTGATCGTTAGGCCGCAGGCGCGCACCGTGGCCCGGCAGCGGATCGCCGTCGTCCGCGCCATCCGCAACGCATTGGAACGGCGCGGGTTTCTCGAAGTCGAAACCCCAATGTTGCAGACGCTGGCCGGTGGCGCGGCCGCGCGGCCGTTCAGCACACATTCCAATGCACTGGACATCGATCTCTACTTGAGGATCGCACCGGAACTGTTCCTCAAGCGGTGCGTCGTCGGTGGTTTCGACCGGGTTTTCGAACTAAATCGAGTGTTCCGAAACGAAGGTGCGGATTCCACCCATTCTCCGGAATTTTCCATGCTGGAGACCTACCAGGCGTACGGAACCTATGACGATTCGGCAGTAGTGACGCGTGAGCTTATTCAAGAGGTGGCCGACGAGGCGATCGGAACCCGACAACTACCACTGCCCGACGGCAGTGTCTACGACATAGACGGGGAATGGGCTTCGATACAAATGTACCCGTCACTGTCGTCGGCACTCGGTGAAGAGATCATCCCTGAGACGTCTGCCGAACAACTGCTCGCAATCGCCGATCGGCTCGGCGTCGAGATTCCCGCTGACCGGGGCTATGGTCACGGAAAAATCGTCGAGGAACTGTGGGAGCACACGGTGGGAAACTCGCTTGTCGCTCCCACGTTCGTAAGAGATTTTCCGGTCGAGACAACGCCTTTGACGCGTCAGCACCGCAGCATTGCGGGTGTCACCGAGAAGTGGGACCTGTATGTGCGTGGTGTCGAACTCGCCACCGGGTATTCCGAATTGAATGATCCCGTGGTGCAGCGCGAGAGGTTTGCCGCGCAAGCGCGTGCCGCCGCCGCGGGCGACGACGAAGCTATGGTGCTCGATGAGGATTTTCTTGCCGCACTCGAGTATGCGATGCCCCCATGCACCGGAACGGGAATGGGTATCGACAGGTTGTTGATGACATTGACCGGTCTGTCAATTCGAGAGACAGTTTTGTTCCCGATTGTTCGGCCGCAGTCGTAG
- the lsr2 gene encoding histone-like nucleoid-structuring protein Lsr2, producing MAKKVTVTLVDDFDGAGAADETVEFGLDGVTYEIDLSSKNAAKLRGDLKQWVEAGRRVGGRRRGRSGTGRGRGAIDREQSAAIREWARRNGHNVSTRGRIPADVIDAFHAAT from the coding sequence ATGGCAAAAAAAGTGACCGTCACCTTGGTCGATGATTTCGACGGTGCCGGCGCGGCCGACGAAACGGTGGAATTCGGGCTTGACGGGGTGACGTACGAGATTGATCTTTCGTCCAAGAATGCCGCGAAACTGCGCGGGGATCTGAAGCAATGGGTGGAGGCCGGTCGCCGCGTCGGCGGCCGTCGCCGTGGGCGTTCCGGCACGGGCCGCGGCCGTGGCGCGATCGATCGTGAGCAGAGCGCGGCCATCCGCGAATGGGCCCGCCGTAACGGGCACAACGTGTCGACCCGTGGCCGCATCCCGGCCGACGTGATCGACGCATTCCACGCGGCCACCTAG